Below is a genomic region from Candidatus Rokuibacteriota bacterium.
GCCTTGAGAACCTCAACATTACCGCCGCCCGCATCAAAGAGCTGGGCGCGGAGGGGCTCCTGCCGCCGTTTAAGACGAGCTGCCTGGACCATGAGGGCGGCGTGGGGGTGCTCATGCAGCAGTGGGATGGCCAGAAGTGGGTGCGGATCAGCAACTGGATCGAGCCGTACAAGGATTTCGTGAGGGCTGAGGTGGAGAAGTCCGCGGCGGCCTATGCCAAGGAGAAAGCAATCACGCCGCGAGTCTGCCCCGGCTAAGTTCAAGCCAGCTCCGCGGAGGAGGCATCCCGGTGAGCGGTGTTTCGGGTCCCCTGCTCAAGGTCAACAACATCGAGGTTATCTACGAGCACGTGATCCTGGTGCTCAAAGGGGTGTCGCTTCAAGTGCCCGAGGGGGGCATCGTGGCCCTCCTCGGGGCCAACGGGGCGGGAAAGAGCACGACGCTCAAGGCGATCTCGAGCCTGGTGCGTGCCGAGCGAGGCGAAGTGACGAAGGGCTCGATCGAGTTCGCCGGTACGCGCATCGATGGCATGGATCCGGCACGTGTGGTCGCCGTCGGCATCACCCAGATCATGGAAGGCCGGCGCATGTTTGAGCACCTGACCGTGGAGGATGATCTCCTGACCGGTGCCCACAGCCGCCGCGACGGACGCGCAGTGGTCAAGCAGGATCTGGAGCGTGTCTACCACTATTTCCCGCGGCTGATCCAGCGCCGCGGTGTCAAGACAGGTTACTTGTCAGGCGGTGAGCAGCAGATGGTCGCCATCGGGCGGGCGCTGATGGCGCGTCCCCGTCTGATGCTCCTCGACGAGCCCTCCATGGGGCTGGCGCCCATGCTGGTGGAAGAGATCTTTGACATCGTCGGCCGCCTCAATCGGGAGGAAAGAGTGGCGGTCCTGCTCGCCGAGCAAAACGCCGCCATGGCGCTCCGCATCGCGCAGCACGGCTACGTCATGGAGAACGGCCGTGTCGTCTTGGACGGCGATGCGAAGACCCTCAGCGACAACGAAGACGTCAAAGAGTTCTATCTGGGCCTGACCGGCGTCGGCCAAAGGAAGAGCTATCGCGAGGTCAAACACTACCACCGCCGCAAACGCTGGCTGAGTTAACGGGTGGAGGCCGAGTCCGGAACGCGTGCGGGTGGCCGGAGCGGGAGTGTGCAGCGTGGGCGGCCCGCGCGGGTCCCGTCCCGCCGAAACCGAGAGTGAGCCGTGACCGACCACAGCCAGCTCCGGATCGAGGACGTATCGAAGCAGTTCGGCGGGGTCCAGGCCCTGAACCGGGTCAGCCTGGAGGTCCGGACGGGGGAGGTCGTGTCGGTGATCGGGCCCAACGGGGCCGGCAAGACCACGCTGGTCAACTGCGCCAACGGCGTGTTCCACCCGGAGGAGGGGCGCATCCTGCTGGACGGAGCCGACATCACCCGCCTCGGCCCGGCGAGGATCGCGACCCTCGGGATCGCCCGCACGTTTCAGAACATCGCCCTGTTCCGGGGCATGACGGTCCTGGACAACCTGATGCTCGGCCGCCACATTCACATGAAGGGCGGCGTCTTCCGGTCGGTGATCTACTGGGGGCCCGGGCAGCGGGAGGAGGTGGAGCACCGGCGGGTGGTGGAGGACATCATCGACTTCCTCGAGATCGAGGCCATCCGCAAGCGCGTGGTGGGCTCGCTGCCCTACGGGCTCCAGAAGCGCGTCGAGCTGGGGCGGGCCCTGGCCATGCACCCCAAGGTCCTGCTGCTCGACGAGCCGATGGGGGGCATGAACATCGAGGAAAAGGAGGACATGGCCCGCTTCATCCTTGACGTGAACGACGAGTGGGGTACCACGATCGTTCTCATCGAGCACGACATGGGCGTGGTGATGGACATCTCGCAGCGGGTCGTGGTCCTCGATCTCGGCTCGAAGATCGCCGAAGGGACGCCCGTCGAGGTGAAGAGCAACCCGGTGGTGATCAAGGCGTACCTGGGCGCGAAGGCCGCCGGTTAGGAGGTGCGTGATGCCCGAGAGCACCCTTCCGCAATTTCTCCTTCGCCACGCCCGGAGTCGTCCTGACGCCCCGGCGATCAGGGAGAAGGAGAAGGGCATCTGGCAGCAGTGGACATGGAAGGAATACCTCGACCACGTGCGGTGGATGAGTCTCGGCCTGGTCCACCTGGGGTTCGAGCGAGGCGACAAGCTGGCGATCATCAGCGATAACCGGCCGGCTGTCTACTCGGGAATGGTGGCCGCCCAGGCCGCAGCCGGCGCGGCGGTCGGCGTCTACCAGGACGCCATCGCCAAGGAGGTCCAGTACATCATCGACCACTGCGATGCCACGTTTGTCCTGGCCGAGGATCAGGAGCAGGTGGACAAGCTCCTGGAGCTGAAGGCCGGCCTTCCGAAGGTCCGGAAGATCATCTACGACGACCCCAAGGGGATGCGTCACTATACCGACCCGCTCCTGATGAGCCTGGAGGAGCTGGAAAAGGCGGGCCAGGCCCTGGAGCGGGAGCGCCGCGGGCTCTTCGATGAGCTGGTGAGCGGCGGTCGCCCTGAGGACGTGGCGCTCATTGCCTACACCTCCGGCACCACGGGGTTTCCCAAGGGCGCGATGATCTCCCACGCGAACTTCGTGGTGGCGGTCGAGGGGCTCACGCAGGTCGTCCGCTACCGGCCGGGCGACGAGCTCCTCGCCTATCTCCCGCCGGCGTGGGTCGGGGACACT
It encodes:
- a CDS encoding ABC transporter permease; protein product: LENLNITAARIKELGAEGLLPPFKTSCLDHEGGVGVLMQQWDGQKWVRISNWIEPYKDFVRAEVEKSAAAYAKEKAITPRVCPG
- a CDS encoding ABC transporter ATP-binding protein, giving the protein MPVSGVSGPLLKVNNIEVIYEHVILVLKGVSLQVPEGGIVALLGANGAGKSTTLKAISSLVRAERGEVTKGSIEFAGTRIDGMDPARVVAVGITQIMEGRRMFEHLTVEDDLLTGAHSRRDGRAVVKQDLERVYHYFPRLIQRRGVKTGYLSGGEQQMVAIGRALMARPRLMLLDEPSMGLAPMLVEEIFDIVGRLNREERVAVLLAEQNAAMALRIAQHGYVMENGRVVLDGDAKTLSDNEDVKEFYLGLTGVGQRKSYREVKHYHRRKRWLS
- a CDS encoding ABC transporter ATP-binding protein, translated to MTDHSQLRIEDVSKQFGGVQALNRVSLEVRTGEVVSVIGPNGAGKTTLVNCANGVFHPEEGRILLDGADITRLGPARIATLGIARTFQNIALFRGMTVLDNLMLGRHIHMKGGVFRSVIYWGPGQREEVEHRRVVEDIIDFLEIEAIRKRVVGSLPYGLQKRVELGRALAMHPKVLLLDEPMGGMNIEEKEDMARFILDVNDEWGTTIVLIEHDMGVVMDISQRVVVLDLGSKIAEGTPVEVKSNPVVIKAYLGAKAAG